A window from Solanum stenotomum isolate F172 chromosome 7, ASM1918654v1, whole genome shotgun sequence encodes these proteins:
- the LOC125871621 gene encoding uncharacterized protein At5g39865, translated as MGCVPSKLSKKKKLRKNGDDYPDHVVSLTSSTYGVLNLEKDSNFTRNPPLSIKECVKEIKKSPPHEESHEVINAWELMEGLDEEVVVQNSKISPKSRVFLRGFVDIDARSPLKFLNQMSSPRKFKKLSGKENKGRGNGGNEGNLVDFSPKNVLKESKLMQSPWKMSPRLNFSKKGSPNEVKCDSLKVDSVVVSRRRRSLSPLFDPQLVEAFEKEMSEEEEQIKKMVFATPISRKARNSQEAETMLELFEKKCPPEGENAVVIYTTTLRGIRKTFEDCNTARAILESNDTRVIERDISMDSGYKEELRGLMGTKEVKVPLVFVKGRLIGGADEMLKLEEEGKLGILLDGIPRAAATCDGCAGIRFVMCMDCNGSRKLLAKDGKSTVKCGECNENGLIQCPICC; from the coding sequence ATGGGTTGTGTGCCGTCCAAACtctccaagaaaaaaaaattgagaaaaaatggTGATGATTACCCTGACCATGTTGTTTCTTTAACTTCAAGTACTTATGGTGTgttgaatcttgaaaaagattcaaactttacgCGAAACCCACCTTTATCTATTAAGGAATGTGtgaaagaaatcaagaaatcaccACCCCATGAAGAATCTCATGAAGTTATTAATGCTTGGGAGCTAATGGAAGGTCTTGATGAAGAAGTTGTTGTGCAAAATTCCAAGATTAGCCCAAAATCTCGGGTTTTTCTTCGTGGATTTGTCGATATTGATGCTCGTAGCCCGTTGAAGTTCTTGAATCAGATGAGCTCTCCGCGTAAATTCAAGAAATTGAGTGGAAAGGAGAATAAAGGAAGGGGTAATGGAGGTAATGAAGGTAATTTGGTTGATTTTAGCCCAAAAAATGTGTTGAAAGAGAGTAAATTGATGCAGAGTCCATGGAAAATGTCACCAAGATTGAATTTTTCGAAGAAGGGGAGTCCAAATGAGGTGAAATGTGATAGTTTGAAGGTTGATTCTGTTGTGGTTTCGAGGAGGAGGAGGAGTTTAAGTCCGTTGTTTGATCCACAGCTTGTGGAAGCTTTCGAGAAAGAGATgtctgaagaagaagaacagaTCAAGAAAATGGTGTTTGCTACACCAATTTCTAGAAAAGCTAGGAATTCGCAAGAAGCAGAGACAATGCTTGAGTTATTCGAGAAAAAATGCCCACCAGAAGGTGAAAATGCAGTTGTAATCTATACAACTACATTGAGGGGTATTAGAAAGACATTTGAGGATTGTAACACTGCTAGAGCTATACTCGAATCGAATGATACTCGTGTGATTGAACGTGATATATCGATGGATTCGGGGTATAAGGAAGAACTAAGAGGACTAATGGGGACAAAAGAGGTGAAAGTCCCTTTAGTGTTTGTAAAAGGGAGATTGATTGGTGGAGCTGATGAAATGTTGAAGTTGGAAGAGGAGGGTAAATTGGGAATTTTACTAGACGGGATCCCGAGGGCAGCTGCCACGTGTGATGGCTGCGCGGGGATCCGGTTTGTGATGTGTATGGACTGCAATGGGAGTAGAAAATTGTTGGCTAAGGATGGAAAGAGTACTGTGAAATGTGGAGAGTGCAATGAGAATGGTTTGATTCAATGTCCAATTTGTTGTTAA
- the LOC125871635 gene encoding mediator-associated protein 2 has protein sequence MDAPNELSYKPPSEFEEVKKDSLVNLNITDSTELWLIQWPFNQHPGLDGQEVSLKLHHDGHMGSFEDSSGKSYEVVSCRAQDPDAVVFLSSESEPKIAGKISRRVSLIHYPEPSELKQNSINLKQMMALRSSGTTLTNSSRHFATPSQSTRTRSIMRSGSSSKSTKFKHSDGGPAKSNNQSLQDSGKSGRSALTSSGSFDHSQDQKSKKKRKIDG, from the exons ATGGACGCTCCGAATGAACTGAGCTACAAACCACCATCAGAATTTGAGGAGGTCAAAAAGGATTCACTTGTCAATCTTAACATTACGGACTCAACTGAGCTCTGGCTTATACAGTGGCCCTTTAATCAA CATCCAGGTCTTGATGGGCAAGAAGTTTCGTTGAAACTCCATCATGATGGGCACATGGGCAGCTTTGAGGATTCATCTG GTAAATCATATGAAGTGGTCAGTTGTAGAGCGCAGGACCCAGATGCGGTGGTCTTTCTATCATCTGAGTCTGAGCCAAAAATTG CTGGCAAAATTTCCCGGCGTGTTTCCCTAATCCATTATCCGGAACCAAGTGAGCTTAAACAGAACAGCATAAACTTGAAGCAGATGATGGCTCTGAGATCGTCTGGTACTACATTGACCAATTCGTCTCGTCACTTTGCAACTCCTAGTCAAAGTACTAGAACACGGAGTATTATGCGATCAGGGAGTTCATCCAAATCTACCAAGTTTAAACACAGTGATGGCGGCCCTGCAAAATCCAATAACCAATCTCTTCAAGATTCAGGCAAAAGTGGTCGTAGTGCATTGACCTCTTCAGGATCCTTCGATCACTCTCAAGATCAAAAatcaaagaagaagaggaaaattgATGGTTGA